A region from the Vicia villosa cultivar HV-30 ecotype Madison, WI linkage group LG3, Vvil1.0, whole genome shotgun sequence genome encodes:
- the LOC131655468 gene encoding probable indole-3-pyruvate monooxygenase YUCCA10, whose translation MQEFTVVIVGGGPSGLAISALLSQNSISHVILEKEECNASLWRKNAYDRLNLHLASEFCSLPLMPHPSSSPTYLTKDQFLQYIDKYVDHFDLKPRYYRVVEFAKYDEVKNKWVIEAKNTIEGTLEVYGAKFLVVASGENSEGFIPDVSGLGQFEGDVIHSKNYKSGSKYKSKDVLVVGCGNSGMEIAYDLHNWGANTSIVIRNPLHVFTRDMIRLGMRLVQYIPVYIVDTIITLQAKFKYGDLSQYGIYRPKDGPLYLKNTTGKSAVIDVGTIEKIKEGAIKVVPSGIKKIVKKNIIFENNVEREFDAIIFATGYKSVANGWLKDYKYALNEKGFPKNPFPKHWKGDRGLYCAGLARKGLFGVKKDAEAIAEDIKQILKLKN comes from the exons ATGCAAGAATTCACTGTTGTAATTGTTGGTGGTGGTCCTTCTGGCCTAGCAATTTCAGCTTTACTAAGTCAAAACTCCATTTCTCACGTCATACTTGAAAAAGAGGAGTGCAATGCTTCTCTTTGGAGAAAAAATGCTTATGATCGTTTGAACCTCCACTTAGCTAGTGAATTTTGCTCTTTACCCCTCATGCCACATCCATCCTCTAGCCCAACATACCTAACCAAAGACCAATTTCTTCAATACATAGATAAATATGTTGATCATTTTGACCTAAAACCTCGTTATTACCGTGTCGTTgagtttgctaagtatgatgAAGTTAAAAACAAATGGGTTATTGAAGCAAAAAACACCATTGAAGGTACCTTAGAAGTTTATGGGGCAAAGTTTCTTGTGGTTGCATCTGGTGAAAATAGTGAAGGTTTTATTCCGGATGTGTCTGGATTAGGACAATTTGAAGGAGATGTGATACACTCCAAGAACTACAAATCTGGTTCGAAATATAAATCAAAAGATGTTTTGGTTGTTGGGTGTGGTAACTCAGGAATGGAGATTGCATATGATCTCCATAACTGGGGTGCTAACACTTCCATTGTTATTCGAAATCCG CTTCATGTCTTCACCAGAGATATGATTCGTTTAGGGATGCGCTTGGTGCAATATATTCCTGTTTATATAGTGGATACAATCATTACACTCCAAGCAAAATTCAAATATGGCGATCTGTCCCAATACGGGATTTATCGTCCTAAAGATGGACCTTTGTATCTCAAAAACACTACCGGAAAATCTGCCGTTATTGATGTTGGAACCATTGAAAAAATTAAGGAAGGAGCTATAAAGGTTGTTCCTTCAGGTATAAAGaaaattgtgaagaaaaatattatctttgaaaataatgtggaaagagagtttgatgCAATTATTTTTGCTACCGGTTACAAAAGTGTAGCTAATGGATGGCTAAAg gATTATAAATATGCTCTTAATGAAAAGGGATTTCCTAAAAATCCTTTTCCAAAACATTGGAAGGGAGATCGTGGATTGTACTGTGCTGGACTTGCAAGAAAAGGTTTGTTTGGAGTCAAAAAGGATGCTGAGGCAATTGCTGAAGACATCAAGcaaattttaaagttgaaaaattaa